A portion of the Carya illinoinensis cultivar Pawnee chromosome 11, C.illinoinensisPawnee_v1, whole genome shotgun sequence genome contains these proteins:
- the LOC122282146 gene encoding zinc finger BED domain-containing protein RICESLEEPER 2-like, which yields MGDLVNEVDLVEEYENENSVGISLVEAISDNDRDIAQNSQALNTVSTEGPFTEVQTRRVLKFCNVSPPHTGLLIADTLEKYFQNWGIDNKISSITIDNASSNGVAIRILKDDFRLKKTLSVNGQLFHVRCCAHITNLLVQYRLGVIRDIVDCVKDGIKYLITSDSRLKQFSEIAKQLQLPSKKLILDVPTRWSSTYLMLDAAI from the exons ATGGGTGATCTAGTGAATGAAGTTGATCTGGTAGAggaatatgaaaatgaaaactctgTTGGGATTAGCTTAGTAGAGGCCATATCTGATAATGATAGAGACATTGCCCAAAATTCTCAGGCACTTAATACTGTGTCTACTGAGGGCCCTTTCACAGAAGTTCAAACA AGGCGTGTCTTGAAGTTTTGTAATGTGTCACCTCCACATACTGGCCTTCTTATTGCTGATACTTTAGAAAAGTATTTCCAAAATTGGGGGATTGataataaaattagttcaaTTACTATTGACAATGCTAGTTCTAATGGTGTTGCCATTCGGATCTTGAAAGATGATTTTAGGTTGAAGAAAACACTGTCTGTAAATGGTCAACTGTTTCATGTACGTTGTTGTgcacatataacaaatttacTTGTACAGTATAGACTTGGGGTGATTAGGGATATTGTTGATTGTGTTAAAGATggtataaaatatctgataaCATCAGATAGTAGGCTAAAACAGTTTAGTGAAATTGCAAAACAGTTACAATTGCCCTCAAAGAAACTAATTTTAGATGTGCCTACAAGATGGAGCAGCACTTATTTAATGTTGGATGCTGCAATTTAG